A genomic stretch from Falco naumanni isolate bFalNau1 chromosome 4, bFalNau1.pat, whole genome shotgun sequence includes:
- the APC2 gene encoding adenomatous polyposis coli protein 2 isoform X2, with amino-acid sequence MSGSIASYDQLVRQVEALKKENSHLRRELEDNSNHLSKLENETSDMKEVLKHLQGKLEQEARVMVSSGQTEVLDQLKALQMDITSLYNLKFPAEVACAGRSDKDSLLPPVSHRDGTGDLGRATLRMLEELDRERCFLLGEIEKEEKEKVWYYAQLQSLATRLDELPHVETFSMQMDLIRQQLQFEAQHIRSLMEERFGTADEMVQRAQIRASRLEQIDKELMEAQDKLCGKALGMEGDGSLDPPTHPEEGGSSKVEVVFWLLSMLATRDKDDMSRTLLAMSSSQESCLAMRKSGCLPLLIQILHDSDGEPGPPESPTGAKDARMRANAALHNIVFSQPDEGQAKKEMRVLHVLEQIRSYSETCWDWLQMQSRDGEKDPEGSAVPVPIEPQICQATCAIMKLSFDEEYRRAMNELGGLQAVAELLQVDYEMHKMTNDPLNLALRRYAGMALTNLTFGDVVNKATLCSRRGCMKAIVAQLGSDSEELHQVVSSILRNLSWRADINSKKVLREVGSVTGLTRCALHAGKESTLKSVLSALWNLSAHSTENKAAICGVEGALGFLVSTLTYKCQSNSLAIIESGGGILRNVSSLIATREDYRQVLRDHNCLQTLLQHLRSHSLTIVSNACGTLWNLSARSPHDQELLWDLGAVSMLRNLIHSKHKMIAMGSAAALRNLLTNRPPKYKDTAVVSPGSCMPSLYMRKQKALEAELDAKHLAETFDTMEKQSLKSQSVKKPTRHMESLVKDYASDSGCFDDDEVPNISTGVETASASVLSMFLNSSFLQGQALPRVLAQRRCPEPEKDGSGKPAEPKKPALPEDDVSLAAEKLANKISSTVAKIDKLVEDISTMHTSSDDSFSLSSEDHCLDWQYGPEEVHEARAQSCSPCRLSDTSGFAKRESLSRAHTLLRLKTAYTSLSNDSLNSGSTSDGYCTKEHMKPCTRAAFLDYRDELQRYQKRPSRLDLKSILGGKPERVEPPTLKGRDPAEPDKLEQRDLPERAKKTVTFPSPRALEKEPEWKKEAGSKLSPDPQVHTIKLSPSYQHVPLLETLAKSGAAASAGHHPSLLGRKQAWLPPALLQTAETLSKIPEKLPAHPPATVEQESVQKYSVEDTPICFSRCSSLSSLSSADNVLDGQSHSENDLDSDSSLEILEMEEGDVEGEDGRQEKEKAGDADPVTLVGISQPITIPFPKRDKIFLRESSPSRQEDLTPSSSSENYIQETPLVMSRCSSVSSLGSFESPSIASSIQSDPCSEMISGTISPSELPDSPGQTMPPSRSKTPLFELGCQPEKETSQFNIQWENNVKKFMEITDFKERFQLPQDLDSMVYFTVEKPNENFSCASSLSALPLHEHYVQKDVELKLMPTFPEKNNLNFVAHEKREERREERYLEGGRRRAERPEPPSDDDIEILKECISSAMPSRFRKVKTSLLSGQVLHPQTKKPVHVPVYMLVPAHTHPSVPKHLRATARDLFKDDDSFTDSADGTPVNFSSAASLSDETLRYPAAEEAERPRSLGTGHPAGVLPEGHREVGSTSTVTARRAASGSSAPARLSSACKGKAGSSRGQGGEGKWGQNLPKSGASLELEVGRSSGPPGRKDAPQEDGVAFQSLCHTTPTEEAVYCFYEQDSDELPEVGREVSQPGRAPRQERWGSSIPRREPEPGPQPAKVKPQNNLIADETPPCYSLSSSMSSLSDANLSDGEERGQPCVKAPRLWSATAAGQAQGGSPSSPSLNSEDDLLQKCIGSAMPKRRRPSARRRMVERKQKPLGTGGRERKGEGRHRPAEDVGSDQGSDLDSVEWQAIQEGANSIVTWLHQAAASLSREPSSESDSILSFMSGLSVGSTLQLSLGRQEKKRAGSAASRDAARREHSKSRPEKKDAPGARPTGRGGTRVERSPAPTKPVPNLPVVFRGRTVIYMPSLAKDTPSPRATPKKSPMAKPEAPPAKNLSLSQQRSRSLHRLGKPPETSDLALPKRSTTPPARIGKRPPSSGSSRTSTPSQHAPKKLPSPSQLTKQGPPAAGKGGGSSSPQGAPAKVPAPKSPAPKQSKTQKSPVRIPFMQKPSRKVLPGRGAMPVLEEQADGGKARGGGPGGPGGSRLNLVRMSSTRSSGSDSDRSGFLRQLTFIKESSSLLLRHRTELSMAQPDASLPRRASPQRSRAVLPAVFLCSSRCEELKAAKPGSPSPRPLVPRAQPGSKVPTGVKPPRRTSSESPSRLPVKTSIPMPEPFKRYSSSPNISVARRTGSPSSVLSAHSEASAQRRQTEAVAGGQPAKPPVVVMKGTWRRIRDEDIPHILKSTLPSSALPLAGASEEENPSTPSPRKTSDAVVQTEDFSTTKTNSSTSPTLETREGPPHSRATCDGEALAPTKAALPISFGHEAPAGTFPASRHGSPSRAARVTPFNYVPSPMAVTVVADKAVEKIQA; translated from the exons GCGGAGGTGGCCTGCGCTGGGCGCAGTGACAAGGACAGCCTGCTGCCACCCGTGTCCCACCGGGATGGCACTGGGGACCTGGGCAGAGCCACCCTCCGGATGCTGGAGGAGCTTGACCGGGAGAG GTGCTTTCTGCTGGGGGAGAttgagaaggaggagaaggagaaggtgtGGTACTACGcgcagctgcagagcctggccacGCGCCTGGATGAGCTGCCGCACGTGGAGACG TTCTCCATGCAGATGGATCTGATccggcagcagctgcagttcgAGGCCCAGCACATCCGCTCGCTGATGGAGGAGCGCTTCGGCACGGCAGATGAGATGGTGCAGCGGGCGCAG ATCCGGGCATCCCGGCTGGAGCAGATCGACAAAGAGCTGATGGAGGCGCAGGACAAG ctctgcgGGAAGGCACTGGGCATGGAGGGGGATGGCAGCCTGGACCCCCCAACCCACCCCGaggaggggggcagcagcaag GTGGAGGTGGTCTTCTGGCTCCTGTCCATGCTGGCCACACGTGACAAAGACGACATGTCCCGCACGCTGCTGGCCATGTCCAGCTCGCAGGAGAGCTGCTTGGCCATGCGCAAGTcaggctgcctgcccctgctcaTCCAGATCCTGCACGACTCAGACGGCGAGCCGGGCCCCCCCGAGAGCCCCACTGGCGCCAAGGACGCCCGCATGCGTGCCAACGCCGCCCTCCACAACATCGTCTTCTCCCAGCCTGACGAGGGCCAGGCCAAGAAGGAGATGCGGGTGCTGCACGTGCTGGAGCAGATCCGCTCCTACTCGGAGACCTGCTGGGACTGGCTGCAGATgcagagcagggatggagaAAAAGACCCTGAGGGCAGCGCGG TGCCAGTGCCCATCGAGCCCCAGATCTGCCAGGCCACCTGTGCCATCATGAAGCTCTCCTTCGATGAGGAGTACCGGCGGGCCATGAACGAGCTGG gtgggctgcaggcagtggccgagctgctgcaggtggaCTACGAGATGCACAAGATGACAAACGACCCCCTCAATTTGGCACTGCGGCGCTACGCGGGGATGGCTCTCACCAACCTCACCTTCGGCGATGTGGTCAACAAG GCAACGCTGTGCTCCCGCCGGGGCTGCATGAAGGCCATCGTGGCTCAGCTGGGCTCCGACAGTGAGGAGCTGCACCAG GTGGTCTCCAGCATCCTGAGGAACCTCTCCTGGAGagctgacatcaacagcaagaAGGTGCTGCGTGAGGTGGGCAGCGTGACTGGGCTGACACGGTGCGCGCTGCACGCTGGCAAG GAGTCCACGTTGAAGAGCGTCCTGAGCGCGCTGTGGAACCTGTCCGCgcacagcacagagaacaaAGCTGCCATCTGCGGGGTGGAGGGAGCCCTGGGCTTCCTGGTGAGCACCCTCACCTACAAGTGCCAGAGCAACTCGCTGGCCATCATCGAGAGCGGCGGTGGCATCCTCAGGAATGTCTCCAGCCTCATCGCCACGCGGGAGGACTACAG GCAGGTACTCCGGGACCACAACTGCCTGCAGacgctgctgcagcacctgcgCTCGCACAGCCTCACCATCGTCAGCAATGCCTGTGGCACCCTCTGGAACCTGTCTGCCCGCAGCCCCCATGaccaggagctgctctgggacCTGGGGGCGGTCAGCATGCTGCGCAACCTCATCCACTCCAAGCACAAGATGATCGCCATGGGCAGTGCGGCTGCGCTCCGCAACCTCCTCACCAACCGGCCCCCCAAGTACAAGGACACGGCCGTCGTCTCGCCAGGTTCCTGCATGCCCTCGCTCTACATGCGCAAGCAGAAGGCGCTGGAGGCTGAGCTGGATGCCAAGCACTTGGCCGAGACCTTCGACACCATGGAGAAGCAGAGCCTGAAAAGCCAGAGCGTGAAGAAGCCGACGCGGCACATGGAGAGCCTGGTGAAGGACTACGCCTCTGACTCTGGCTGCTTCGATGATGATGAGGTGCCCAACATCTCCACCGGCGTGGAGACGGCCAGTGCCTCTGTCCTCTCCATGTTCCTCaactcctccttcctccagggGCAGGCGCTGCCCCGGGTGCTGGCGCAGAGGCGATGCCCGGAGCCAGAGAAGGACGGCAGCGGCAAGCCGGCCGAGCCCAAGAAGCCGGCACTGCCAGAGGATGACGTCTCGCTGGCTGCTGAGAAGTTGGCCAACAAGATCTCCAGCACGGTGGCCAAGATCGACAAGCTGGTGGAGGACATCTCTACCATGCACACGTCCTCAGATGACAGCTTCAGCCTCAGCTCGGAGGACCACTGCCTGGACTGGCAGTACGGCCCCGAGGAGGTGCACGAGGCACGCGCCCAGTCCTGCTCGCCGTGCCGCCTCTCGGACACCAGTGGCTTTGCCAAGCGGGAGAGCCTGAGCCGGGCACACACGCTGCTGCGGCTGAAGACCGCCTACACCAGCCTGTCCAATGACAGCCTCAACAGCGGCAGCACCAGCGACGGCTACTGCACCAAGGAGCACATGAAGCCCTGCACCAGGGCCGCCTTCCTCGACTATCGGGACGAGCTGCAGCGGTACCAGAAGCGGCCGAGCCGGCTCGACCTCAAGAGCATCCTGGGTGGCAAACCAGAGCGGGTCGAACCCCCCACGCTCAAGGGCAGAGACCCGGCTGAGCCGGACAAGCTGGAGCAGCGAGACCTGCCCGAACGGGCCAAGAAGACGGTGAcattccccagccccagggcactgGAGAAGGAGCCCGAGTGGAAGAAGGAGGCGGGCAGCAAGCTCTCCCCTGACCCCCAGGTCCACACCATCAAACTCTCCCCGTCCTACCAGCACGTCCCCCTGCTCGAGACCCTGGCCAAGAGTGGCGCGGCTGCCAGCGCCGGCCACCACCCCTCCCTCCTGGGCAGAAAGCAAGCCTGGCTCCCTCCGGCGCTGCTGCAGACGGCTGAGACATTGAGCAAGATCCCAGAGAAACTGCCTGCCCACCCGCCAGCCACAGTGGAGCAGGAGTCGGTGCAGAAGTACTCAGTGGAGGACACCCCAATCTGCTTCTCCCGGTGcagctccctctcctccctctcctcgGCAGACAACGTGCTGGATGGGCAGAGCCACAGTGAGAACGACCTGGACAGTGACTCCTCCCTGGAGATCCTGGAGATGGAGGAAGGCGATGTGGAAGGTGAGGATgggaggcaggagaaggagaaggcaggggaTGCAGATCCGGTCACACTGGTGGGGATTTCCCAGCCCATCACCATCCCCTTCCCGAAGCGCGACAAGATCTTCCTGCGCGAGTCATCACCATCGCGCCAGGAGGACCTCACGCCCTCCAGCTCCTCGGAGAACTACATCCAGGAGACGCCACTGGTGATGAGCCGCTGCAGCTCCgtcagctccctgggcagctttgAGAGCCCCTCCATCGCCAGCTCCATCCAGAGCGACCCTTGCAGTGAGATGATCAGCGGTACCATCAGTCCCAGCGAGCTGCCTGACAGCCCTGGGCAGACAATGCCGCCCAGCCGCAGCAAAACGCCCCTGTTCGAGCTGGGCTGCCAACCGGAGAAGGAGACCAGCCAGTTCAACATCCAGTGGGAGAATAACGTCAAGAAGTTCATGGAGATCACCGACTTCAAGGAACGCTTCCAGCTGCCCCAGGACCTGGACTCCATGGTCTATTTCACAGTGGAGAAACCCAACGAGAACTTCTCCTGTGCCTCCAGCTTGAGCGCCCTGCCCCTCCACGAGCACTATGTGCAGAAGGACGTGGAGCTCAAGCTGATGCCCACCTTCCCGGAGAAGAACAACCTGAATTTTGTGGCTCATGAGAAGCGGGAGGAGCGGCGGGAGGAGCGGTACCTGGAGGGGGGCCGGAGGCGAGCCGAGCGCCCCGAGCCCCCATCTGATGACGACATCGAGATCCTGAAGGAGTGCATCAGCTCCGCCATGCCCTCCCGCTTCCGCAAGGTGAAAACCTCCCTGCTCTCTGGCCAGGTCCTGCACCCCCAGACGAAGAAGCCGGTGCACGTCCCTGTCTACATGCTGGTGCCAGCCCACACGCACCCCAGCGTCCCCAAGCACCTGCGCGCCACCGCCCGCGACCTCTTCAAGGACGATGACTCCTTTACCGACTCAGCCGACGGGACCCCCGTCAACTTCTCCAGCGCCGCCTCACTGAGCGATGAGACCCTGCGCTACCCGGCTGCCGAGGAGGCTGAGCGCCCCCgcagcctggggacagggcaCCCGGCGGGGGTCCTGCCCGAGGGGCACCGCGAGgtgggcagcaccagcaccgtCACGGCCAGGAGAGCCGCCTCCGGCAGCTCCGCACCCGCCCGGCTGAGCTCAGCCTGCAAGGGAAAAGCCGGATCGAGCCGTGGGCAAGGTGGGGAGGGCAAGTGGGGCCAGAACCTGCCGAAGAGCGGAGCCAGCCTGGagctggaggtggggaggagCAGTGGTCCCCCCGGGAGGAAGGATGCTCCCCAGGAGGATGGGGTGGCCTTCCAGTCGCTGTGCCACACCACGCCAACGGAGGAAGCTGTGTACTGCTTCTACGAGCAGGACTCGGACGAGCTGCCTgaggtgggcagggaggtgtCCCAGCCTGGCCGGGCGCCCAGGCAGgagcgctggggcagctccaTTCCCCGGAGGGAGCCTGAGCCCGGTCCCCAGCCGGCCAAGGTGAAGCCACAGAACAACCTCATCGCTGACGAGACACCACCATGCTACTCTCTCAGCTCCTCCATGAGCTCCCTGAGTGATGCCAACCTCTCTGACGGAGAGGAGCGGGGCCAGCCCTGTGTCAAAGCCCCCCGGCTGTGGTCAGCCACAGCAGCCGGGCAGGCCCAGGGGggctcccccagctcccccagcctcaATTCGGAGGATGACCTGCTGCAGAAGTGCATTGGCTCTGCCATGCCCAAGCGCCGGCGGCCCTCAGCTCGCCGGAGGATGGTGGAGCGCAAGCAGAAGCCGCTGGGCACTGGCGGGAGGGAGcggaagggggaggggaggcatCGCCCTGCTGAGGACGTCGGCTCTGACCAGGGCTCGGACCTGGACAGTGTGGAGTGGCAAGCCATCCAGGAGGGTGCCAACTCCATCGTCACCTGGCTGCaccaggctgctgcctccctctcGCGGGAGCCTTCCTCCGAGTCCGACTCCATCCTCTCCTTCATGTCAGGGCTCTCGGTCGGGTCCAccctgcagctctccctgggcaggcaggagaagaaACGGGCCGGCAGCGCGGCCAGCCGGGATGCGGCGAGGAGGGAGCACAGCAAGAGCCGCCCAGAGAAGAAGGACGCGCCGGGTGCCCGTCCCACCGGCCGCGGTGGCACCAGGGTAGAGcgcagcccagcacccaccaaGCCAGTCCCCAACCTGCCTGTGGTCTTCCGTGGCAGGACCGTCATCTACATGCCCAGCCTGGCCAAGGACACCCCCAGCCCGCGGGCCACCCCGAAGAAAAGCCCCATGGCGAAGCCCGAGGCACCACCAGCCAAGAACCTCTCTCTGAGCCAGCAGCGCTCGCGGAGCCTGCACCGGCTGGGCAAGCCCCCCGAAACCAGTGACTTGGCACTGCCCAAGAGGAGCACCACGCCGCCCGCCCGCATCGGCAAGAGACCCCCCTCCTCAGGCTCCTCCCGCACCTCCACCCCCTCCCAGCACGCTCCTAAGAAGCTGCCGTCACCCTCCCAGCTCACCAAGCAGGGTCCCCCAGCCGCAGGCAAGGGGGGCGGCTCGTCGTCCCCACAGGGAGCCCCAGCCAAAGTGCCGGCCCCCAAGTCCCCAGCCCCCAAGCAGTCCAAGACACAGAAGTCACCCGTCCGCATCCCCTTCATGCAGAAGCCCAGCAGGAAGGTgctgccgggccggggggccatgccagtgctggaggagcaggcagaTGGTGGCAAGGCACGGGGTGGGGGGCCGGGAGGTCCAGGGGGCAGCCGGCTCAACCTGGTGCGGATGTCATCTACCCGTTCCAGCGGGAGCGACTCGGACCGCTCCGGCTTCTTGCGCCAGCTCACCTTCATCAAAGAatcctccagcctgctgctgcgGCACCGCACCGAGCTCTCCATGGCGCAGCCGGACGCCTCGCTGCCTCGCCGTGCCTCCCCGCAGCGCAGCCGTGCTGTCCTCCCAGCCGtcttcctctgctcctcccGCTGTGAGGAGCTGAAGGCGGCCAAGCCGGGGTCCCCTAGCCCGCGGCCCCTCGTCCccagagcccagcctggcagcaaaGTCCCCACTGGGGTCAAGCCACCGCGGAGGACCAGCTCCGAGAGCCCATCCCGGCTGCCGGTGAAGACCAGCATCCCCATGCCCGAGCCCTTCAAGAGGTACTCATCCTCGCCCAACATCAGCGTGGCACGGAGGACGGGCAGCCCTTCCTCCGTCCTCTCTGCCCACTCCGAGGCGTCGGCACAGCGTCGGCAGACTGAGGCAGTAGCTGGCGGGCAGCCGGCAAAGCCACCGGTGGTGGTGATGAAGGGCACTTGGCGGAGGATTCGGGATGAAGACATCCCCCACATCCTTAAGAGCACGCTGCCCTCCTCCGCCCTGCCGCTGGCAGGTGCCAGTGAGGAGGAGaaccccagcacccccagccccaggaagaCCAGCGATGCCGTGGTGCAGACCGAGGACTTCTCTACCACCAAGACCAACTCCAGCACTTCTCCCACACTGGAGACACGCGAGGGGCCCCCACACAGCCGTGCCACCTGCGATGGTGAAGCTCTGGCCCCCACCAAGGCCGCCTTGCCCATCTCCTTCGGCCACGAGGCGCCCGCTGGGACCTTCCCCGCCAGCCGACATGGCTCCCCGAGCAGAGCTGCCCGCGTCACCCCCTTCAACTACgtccccagccccatggcagtGACAGTGGTGGCCGACAAGGCGGTGGAGAAAATCCAAGCTTGA